The Levilactobacillus namurensis genomic interval TCTGCGTCAGCAAGGGCTTGGCCGTGGTGTAGGTATCGCCGTTCGCCACGGATAAGTCCCGCAAGGTCTGTAGGAGTCCCGCACGAATCCGCTCCGGTCGGTCCGGGGCGTACCCTAATTGCGTGGCAATCTGGTCAGCCCGCTTGAAGCTGACTCCGGTAATATCTTCGGCCAACTGGTAAGGATTCTCGTGAATCACGTCTAGGGTCTTCTCCTGATACCGGTTATAGATGGCCGCCGCTAACGTGCTCCCGAAGCCGTACCCGTTGAGCCCAATAATGATCTGTTCCATGCCGTTATTGGTCTGCAACTGGCTGATCAGCGTCTGCGTGACTTTCTCAGACAGGCCCAATCCCGCTAACACGTGATGATCGTTTAAAATCTTCTCGATTGTGTCAGGGCCCAACGCATCCACGATCTTTGTGGCCGTCTTCTTCCCCAGCCCCGGGAAGTCCTCACCGCTTAAGTAAGCGATGACCCCACTCCGCGACGTCGGGGTCTCGTTTTGATAGTTGTCCGCTTGGAACTGCACCCCGTACTTGGGATGCTCGACTTTTTTACCCGTAAACCGGTAAGTCACGTCGTCCTTGATATCGGCGAAGTTTCCCGTGACCACAATCTCGTCTTCATGCCAGTCTAAACTGGTCTCGCTGATCTTAATCAGCATGACCTTGTAAAAACTGTCGTTACTGGCAAAAAAGACCGCACTGACCGTCCCAACGACGTAGTCCGCTTGCGCTCCCTGATTCGCTGCCAATAAGTCCAAAGATTCGGTTGCCATACCCGTTACTCCTTTTTCTTGCGCTGTGCGTCAACAAACTTTTCAATCTCCGTCAGGCGCTTTTGCCCCTTCGCGTAGTACTGGGGATCAGCTGCCTTGGCTCGGGCAAAGTAAGCCGCGTAAGGTTCACCCTGCACCATCGCCACTAACCCCCGGTCGAAGTTGGCGGGACCGTTCTGCGCGTCTTGGCTGAGAATCTGGTCATAATAGTGGCCCGCTTGCGCCATATCACCGACCGCTAAGAGATTTTCCGCTACGACCTGCAACGTTGCTGGGTCTTGGGGTTGGCTCGCTAGTGCGGTCAACGCAAAGGCCAGGGCCCGCTTATGGTCGCCATTGGCCATGTGCGACTGGGCGATCATCAGATACCCCGCTCCCTTGAGTTGTGCGTTCAACTGGTCAAACTGGGCAATGGCCTTAGGATAGTCCTGGGCCGCGTAGTAGA includes:
- a CDS encoding tetratricopeptide repeat protein, which codes for MTEEKQTGHRAAAKQRSEALVHRLVQQITSHPGDFEPYYELATALVDLQSYAQAEELLMKALGLFAERPDAVERLHYGLGNVYYAAQDYPKAIAQFDQLNAQLKGAGYLMIAQSHMANGDHKRALAFALTALASQPQDPATLQVVAENLLAVGDMAQAGHYYDQILSQDAQNGPANFDRGLVAMVQGEPYAAYFARAKAADPQYYAKGQKRLTEIEKFVDAQRKKKE